One segment of Solanum stenotomum isolate F172 chromosome 1, ASM1918654v1, whole genome shotgun sequence DNA contains the following:
- the LOC125853300 gene encoding uncharacterized protein LOC125853300 translates to MGEKKNMPAVWFSLKRSLHCKSGPSDVHDPKTRKELSTILTKKGGGGRSGCSRSIANLKDVIHGSKRHLDKPPSCSPRSIGSSEFLNPITHEVILSNSRCELKITSFNGFQESGNGGGGVSTNGGSTFVGTLRPGTPGPGGHPTMHYFNSGCRNTPTRRSASFLVDKEGHTSSFASKTRYSLDNDVNGTSSGVTCHKCGEQFGKWEALEEHHLSKHAVSELLEGDSSRKIVEIICRSSWLKSESQVGRIERVLKVHNTQKTLARFEEYREMVKSKASKLPKKHPRCIADGNELLRFYGTTLACGLGMNGSCCLCISDKCCVCRIIRNGFSTKKELKGGIGVFTTSTSGSAYECIEMSEDDPSLRKALIVCRVVAGRVHRPLENIQEMAGQTGFDSLAGKVGVYSNIEELYLLNPKALLPCFVVICKA, encoded by the exons ATGGGGGAGAAGAAGAATATGCCAGCAGTTTGGTTTTCTTTAAAGAGATCTTTGCATTGTAAATCAGGGCCATCAGATGTTCATGAcccaaaaacaagaaaagagttAAGCACTATTTTGACTAAAAAGGGAGGAGGAGGAAGGTCTGGTTGTTCAAGGTCTATAGCAAATCTCAAAGATGTTATTCATGGAAGTAAAAGACATTTGGATAAACCCCCTAGTTGTAGTCCAAGATCTATTGGTAGCAGTGAGTTTCTTAATCCAATAACTCATGAAGTTATTCTGAGTAACTCAAGATGTGAGCTGAAAATCACTAGTTTTAATGGATTTCAAGAAAGTGGTAATGGGGGTGGTGGGGTGAGTACTAATGGTGGTTCAACTTTTGTGGGTACTTTAAGGCCTGGTACACCAGGTCCAGGAGGGCACCCTACAATGCATTATTTCAATTCTGGTTGTAGAAACACTCCTACAAGGAGGAGTGCATCTTTTCTTGTTGATAAAGAAGGACATACTAGTAGTTTTGCTTCTAAAACTAGGTATTCACTTGATAATGATGTTAATGGAACTTCTTCTGGGGTCACATGTCATAAGTGTGGAGAGCAATTTGGGAAATGGGAAGCTCTTGAAGAGCATCATCTTTCTAAGCATGCTG TGAGTGAACTTTTGGAGGGTGATTCTTCAAGGAAGATTGTAGAAATAATCTGTCGCTCAAGCTGGTTAAAATCTGAGAGCCAAGTTGGACGGATTGAAAGGGTCTTGAAAGTTCATAACACACAAAAAACTCTGGCTCGGTTTGAAGAATATAGGGAGATGGTGAAGAGCAAAGCAAGTAAGCTCCCTAAGAAACATCCTCGATGTATAGCTGATGGAAATGAACTTTTAAGGTTCTATGGAACTACTTTGGCTTGCGGCCTTGGCATGAACGGATCCTGCTGTCTCTGTATATCTGATAAATGTTGCGTCTGTCGAATTATCAGAAACGGTTTCTCCACGAAGAAGGAACTCAAAGGTGGGATTGGCGTCTTCACCACCTCCACAAGTGGAAGTGCTTATGAATGCATCGAGATGAGTGAAGATGATCCATCCTTAAGAAAAGCATTGATCGTCTGCAGAGTAGTTGCAGGTCGAGTGCATAGGCCATTAGAGAACATTCAAGAAATGGCTGGCCAAACTGGTTTCGATTCTTTGGCAGGTAAGGTTGGCGTGTACTCGAACATAGAGGAGCTTTACTTGCTTAATCCAAAGGCTCTTCTTCCATGTTTTGTGGTAATCTGCAAAGCCTAA